The nucleotide window TGTCCTCCACCACATCATGGAGGAGCGACGCGGCGATGCTCACCGTGTCGAGGCGGATCTCGATGAGGATCTTGGCAACCTCCACGCAGTGGCGGATGTAGTCCTCGCCCGAGCGACGCTTCTGACCCTCGTGTTTTTCCAGGCTGTACTGGAAGGCAAGGGCGAGCAGGTCGAGGTCGAGGCGGGCCTCGTAGCCCTCGATCGCCTTGATGAAGTCCCTGGGCAGCAGCGAACTCGGGCCCGCTCCCGGCGCGGCCCGGTCGACTTCCCGCTTGAGGCTGCTCTCCACGCTTCGCGCTCCGTCCCTGAGACGTCACCGCCCGGGTGTGGCGCCACACCGCACCCGCAGCCGCCATCAAACGGCCTGGGCAACCCGTAAAGGTAGCAGTAGCGCGCGAGTTCGGCGCGGGCCGGGCCGGGAACCCGGTGTGGGGCGTGGCGGGATATCTCAGCAGACGCCGCGTTCGCGAAGGCTCACGTAGGCCCGGTCGCCGAGGATGATGTGGTCGCGGACGGGGATGCCAAGCAGCCGGCCGCTCTCGACGAGTTGGCAGGTCACGGCGATGTCTTCGGGCGACGGCTCGGGTTCGCCGCTCGGGTGGTTGTGGGCGAGGATGACCGAGGCCGAGGCCGTGGCGATCGCCGGTGCGAACACTTCCCGCGGGTGGACGAGCGAGCTGTTCAGGAGCCCCACCGTGAGTCGCCGCTCGAGCAGCACCTGGCTCTGCGTATCCAGGTAGATGACCCAGAATTCTTCCTGGCGGCGATCCCGCAACAGGGGGCCGAGGCGTCCGAACACGTCCGCCGGGCTGCGGATGCGGGCGCTGGCTCGGGCGGGTTCGGCGGCTTGCCGCCGCCCGAGCGCGAGCGCCGCGGTCACGGCGGCCGAGCGGGCGGGGCCGACCCCCCCGGTCCGCTCCAGTTCGGCTGGCTCCGCGCGCCCCATCTCCCGCAGCGAGCCGCCGAAGTCCGCCAGCAGACGCCCGGCGACGTCCACCGCGGAACGCCCCGTCGCGCCCGCGCCGAGCACGACCGCGAGCAGTTCCGTCGTCGAGAGCGCGTCGGGGCTGAAGCGGCGGAGCCGCTCCCGCGGACGTTCGCTCGCCGGGAGTTCGAGGATCTTCGGAGCCATGCGTCATGTATCCCCGCGGCCATGAATTCCGTCTCAACTCGGGGGTAGCGGAGGGTAAATCGTCCCCGGCGCCGGTGGCACACTCCGATCGGATCGCCCATGTTGCGGGCACCGTGGCGGCCGAGGACGAACAGCCGAGCCGGGGCGGGAATCGCGCCTTCGAACGCGCGAACTCCCGAGTCCCTGTCTCCATCCCGTCAGGAGGACCACATGCATTCACGATGGCGCAGCTTCGCCGCCGCCACGACGTTCATCTTCGCCGCCGCCCTCACCTCGTGCGGCCCGTCCCCCGCCATCCGAACCATCCCGCTCGAAGCTCCGCTCCTGCTGCGGATGGCGCCGCCCGAGGGTCAGGTTTCCCGCTACGCTTACTCCATGGAAACGAGCGTGGAGAGTCCCATGATGCCTTCGACCGGGGATCCGCTCATAACCATGGCCTGGCAACAGATTCAGACGGTCCTGAGTGTGGACGATGAGGTCATTCGAGTGCGCGGGGCGGTCGATTCGGCCAGCACCACGTTCGGGATGCCGATGCCGGGGATGGACGACATGCTGCCCGACCTCTCCGGGCTGTCCTTCACCGTCGACATGGACCCGCGCGGCAGTGTCCTGCAAGTCGTGGAGAGCGAGGGCGTACCGGAAGATGCCGGGGTGAGCGTCGAGAGCATGCTGCAGGGAGCCGGCCATTCCGTGCTGCCTGAAGGGGAGGTCAGCCCCGGGGATGCCTGGATGGTCGAGACGCCGATCGAGATGCCCATGGGGACCGGCGGAACGATGTCGCTGGACATGGAATTCACCTACACGTTCGTGGGTCTCGCCGACGGACTCGCCACACTTTCGTTCGAGGGGCCGATGGACATGGACATGGATGTCCAGGGCATGGCGATGAACGGCTCGGGGACCCTGTCCGGAACGATGGTCGTCGACCTGGTCGAGGGCCGGTATGTCAGCCAGACGAGCCGGCAGGACATGGAAATGAGCGTGGCCGGGATGTCGACGACGGTGAATACGACGACGACACTCGAACTGATGCCGGATCGCTGACGCGAACCGGCTCCCGAAGTCCTGAGACCCTCAGTGGAGGACCCATGAAACCAGTTCTGCGCGGTGTCGGCAGCGCCGCCCTGATCGCCGTCGCGTTCGCTCTCCCCGTGAGCGGGCAGACGCTCCTTCGACTCGCCCCGCCCGATGGTCAGGAGAGTCGGTATGTCTTCTCCATGGAAATGACCATGGAGAACCCCATGATGCCTCCCGGACCCGCCATTACTCTCCACGCCCGTCTGACGCAGACGGTCCTGAGCGCGACGGAGGAGGGCATCCGGGCCGGCGCCGTGATCGACTCGTCCTCGATGACCTCGGTTATCCCGGGGGTCAATCCGGTGGACCTCTCCGGGAGCGCCTTTACAATCGAAATGGATCCGCGCGGACGGCTGCTGAACGTCGTCGCCGACGAAACCACGGACTCCGAGGCCCGGGAGGCCGGGGAGCCGCTGTTCGAGGACACGGACTTCTTCTGGCTACCCGAGGCCGAGGTCGCCGCGGGGGATGCCTGGACGGAGACCGTACCGGTCTCCATGGCGGTGGGCGGACCCGCGCAAACCACGGACGTGGAAATCACGTACACGCTCTCGAGCCTGGAGGACGGTCAGGCGACGATCACGTTCTCCGGCCCCGTGGAGTCCAGTATCGACATGGGCGGGATGCCGGGGAGCATCAGCGGAGAACTGAGCGGGTCGATGATCGTGGACCTGGGCAAGGGCCGGTACGTCCTTCAGGAGAGCCTGACGAAGCTCGAGATGGCGGTCGGTGGGATGGCCATCCCCATGGAAATGACGACGACGCTCGAACTGGTCACGGATTCGGGTTAGCAGGCTTCATCGGCAGGACAATGCGGGACGCGTGGATCGCGTTGCGGTGCACCGTCCACTCCGGGACGCTCCCGTCTCGCGGATAGCGGAGGA belongs to Candidatus Palauibacter australiensis and includes:
- the radC gene encoding DNA repair protein RadC, with translation MAPKILELPASERPRERLRRFSPDALSTTELLAVVLGAGATGRSAVDVAGRLLADFGGSLREMGRAEPAELERTGGVGPARSAAVTAALALGRRQAAEPARASARIRSPADVFGRLGPLLRDRRQEEFWVIYLDTQSQVLLERRLTVGLLNSSLVHPREVFAPAIATASASVILAHNHPSGEPEPSPEDIAVTCQLVESGRLLGIPVRDHIILGDRAYVSLRERGVC
- a CDS encoding DUF6263 family protein — translated: MHSRWRSFAAATTFIFAAALTSCGPSPAIRTIPLEAPLLLRMAPPEGQVSRYAYSMETSVESPMMPSTGDPLITMAWQQIQTVLSVDDEVIRVRGAVDSASTTFGMPMPGMDDMLPDLSGLSFTVDMDPRGSVLQVVESEGVPEDAGVSVESMLQGAGHSVLPEGEVSPGDAWMVETPIEMPMGTGGTMSLDMEFTYTFVGLADGLATLSFEGPMDMDMDVQGMAMNGSGTLSGTMVVDLVEGRYVSQTSRQDMEMSVAGMSTTVNTTTTLELMPDR
- a CDS encoding DUF6263 family protein, with the translated sequence MKPVLRGVGSAALIAVAFALPVSGQTLLRLAPPDGQESRYVFSMEMTMENPMMPPGPAITLHARLTQTVLSATEEGIRAGAVIDSSSMTSVIPGVNPVDLSGSAFTIEMDPRGRLLNVVADETTDSEAREAGEPLFEDTDFFWLPEAEVAAGDAWTETVPVSMAVGGPAQTTDVEITYTLSSLEDGQATITFSGPVESSIDMGGMPGSISGELSGSMIVDLGKGRYVLQESLTKLEMAVGGMAIPMEMTTTLELVTDSG